TTCCTCGAATGTAAAATTTCCATGTTACCGTCCCACCATTGTAGTGGGAGAACGAAGGCTTTTATTAGGCAACtgatatttaaaaagaaaattacagaGATACCCCTTCAGATTTGGGCTAGTTATACTTAAGATTTTAAAAGTTTAAAAGTTTCAATTTGCCACCAAAACTTATTTTCGTTGCAAGGTGACCCAACCATCCATTCAGGTCTTGacatcattgatcaaaataccaATATTTCAGAGAGGTCGATCATAGCTTTCACGTAATCTTAAAGCATTCTATCCTCTATGATTCATCCACTTGCATAAATCTTAAAATGCTCAATCCTCTATCATTTATCcacctgcatagatctcaaaatgCTCTATCATCTACCATTCATCCACTTGTACATATATCAAAGTACTCTATCTTTTATCATCTATCATTCATCCATATATATATCTCAATGCACTTCATCTTCTGTCATCTATCTGCCTACCTAAATCTCAAAACGTTCCATCTACCATTCATACACTTGTATAGAACTCAAAGTACCCCATTTTCTATCatccatccacatacaaaaatcTTCAAGTGCTACGTCCTCTTTCATCATCTATCTACATAagtctcaaagcactccatcctctatcatccatccgtctgcacaaatctcaaaatgCTCTACTTCTTTCATCCATCAGCgacacagatctcaaagtaaCCCATTCTCTATCATCCATCTACCTGAAGAGATCTCAAAGTACTCCATCTTCTATCATTCTCCCgcacacagatctcaaagcacttcatCTATCATTCATCCGTGCATAGATCTTAAAGTGCTCCATCCTCTATCATCCATCCTcctacatagatctcaaagagTTCTATTCTCTATCGTTCATCCGTCTGTACAGATCTCAAAACAATCCATTCTTTGTTATTTACATGCCTACATGGATCTCAAAGTACTCAATTTTCTATCATCCATCCACCTGCATAGATTTTAGAGCAATTcgtcttttattatctttctaTTTGTACATATCTTAAAGCACTCAGTCCTCTATTAGTCATCCATTACATGGATCTCGAAGCGCTCTGCCGATGTAGctcttctcccccttctctttTAATTCACACCAAAATATGAGTCACTTGATAAGCAAAAGTCTTCAACAGCTCTTGTTGGCCGAGTCATTTGGTCTAGCccaaccctttttttttgaaaaagcaaAAAAGTAGTAGCCACTATTTTCGCCAGGGACATCAAGTCATCACGTTTCTCACTTTTAGCTGGCTGCTCGACAACTATGGCTTGTAGATTCGCAGAACAGAAGAAGAAGTTCACTCTGACTTGCGCACTACAAAAAGTGGCCTTTATTATTCCACTTTCTCAAAATGTAGAGCAGCGTTCTGAAATTTTACAAAAGCTTAGTTATTAGATGATCCTCATATGATAACTTTTTGTAAGGAAAATagatgaatttaaaattttagtagctagttaatatttttaaactttTGAGTTATAAGTGTAAATAGCCTAAACTAGGATGGATGTctctgtaattttttttaataaaaaaatattatcatgACTCCTGCAGGCATGTAATAATAATATCCTTCAAATTATTAAAAACCTCAAATATTTGTGCTTTTCTCTTGGCATGCTGTATAATATTGAAcgatgatgattttttttcattattctagcgccccccccccctctctctctctctctctcttctttgaataaacaagtgaaaatatattttttaaaagattactattttttggttttttaagAACTTCTAATAAGTctgctagattttttttctttagctccAAATATACTACTATTTATATTCCAAGTTTgccttttttttgttcatttccacaaattctttctctctatttttttaaaaaaaattgtgaaaTTCTTCAATTGGGATAGCTAAATGTCACgagattattatattatttgtggATTAGGTGAGGAGATTATTATAACTCTATATTGgctaatagaaaaaaaaaacatatgtatttattagtttgGACCGGTAATGTACCGAGTCCCCAGATGCTAACCCTGTTTTCCGTTTCTCGTTACCTCCTCTCCATTTCCCCGACTCTAACCTACGGATTGTACTTTGTTTGCACCGATCTCATAAACCAATGATGGACCTGCCCATTCTCCCCTCAAAATTACAGTgtgagtgagtgagtgagtgagtgagagagagagagagagagagagagagagagagagcatctgCCAAATCCATTCCATTTCCCTGCCAAGTAAGAAAATCATGTCATCAAATATTATCTTGGATTTTGTCATCGAGTGATGTTGTCAGCCTTTAGGCATTATATTTATCTGCTGCAAGATGACAAGCTCGCAGGGTGACAACTTCACTGCGGTCTGAAGAAGCATCCAAAGCAATCACGAGATGCACGGCCGATCCCTGTTGGTCTCGAGATAAGATTTGGCATCCAAAGGAGAAATTAACCACGTAGCCGATCCCACGGTTTTGTCGCATCTATGGATTGGTGGCACGCTATATACCAAAAAGGTGATTGGAAACCAAGAAAACAATCGCGACACTTGGAGACAACTCCCGAGCCTCATCaactttgaaaaaaaagaatttgataaCAAATTGAGGAAATAGTTTATAAAACTCATAGCACTATGATAAGTTTTCTGCCATTTGATGAGGAAAATAATACACTATAACAAGTGGGTGAAGCTATCTTAATTTAAACATCATCCGTAGAAATTAGATGAGATTAGTTCTGCCGCAGGAAGTCAACTACCGAACTGAGTTTAATTCTCAAAGGCTGAACGgttaatttgtgagaaaaggAAATGTTAAGACCAGTAGATACACGAGAAGTGGAGCGGCTCTTAGAGTTCTTCTGCTGTCACCATGAATGGGCTTGTCATTAGCTCAACCACTCCATCTACTGCTTGTTCCCTACATTTATAACTAGAATTTACATCTGTCATAGTGATCCAATTCCAAGCAAATGACTGATAGACCATGAAGTGGCGATTCCTCCTACAGTGCGAATTAATCATAGGAGGAGTGCATGCGAGACCTGGTCTATAGTCACTTTGGAGAGGATCAGCGAGCGTTCAATGCAGGGAGACTTAATTGAGGTTATCTGGCTATAATCATCTTTGCAAACTCTCAATATTCTGGAATTATATATGTGATCTTGGTCTGAGGTTTTTAGCTtcagaaaaggagaaacagaTCATAGCAGGAGAAGGAGAAGCCTCAAAGAAATTCTCTCTCTCAGGAatccaaaaggaaaaagaactTCCTACTGTATTATATTGCATTTTTGTCCTGAAAAACCAAGCAACTGGACCCACATAATTTCAAGGAACAAAGTTCATTTTCCCGGACGTTCTCTTGGCATCCATCCAAACAAACCCAACATAGACTACTCCTCCTTCGGGTGTGCAAAATTTACATCAATAAACCACCATAAAATCTTTTGGATGTGCAAAATTTACATCACAAAACCACCATCACCCTCTGATAGAAGAACACTATGAACAACTCCAACCCACGctccaaattttctttcttttattttttttaaaaaaaagaagttggAGAAGCCTCTTGCATGGGCTGCTGCTGGAGAACCCTAGGGAACCAACTCTTCTGTACATCAAACTAAAGCTCCCTCGCCCCAtggaaaaaccaaaaaaaaaaaagaagaaaaaggaaaaaggagaaTCCCTTCCTTAAAATGTGAGCTTGCTTTATCTCCCTCTCCCATTGTCCCGTCTACTAGTAGCCAGTAACCATGGCATGAACGTTGTGGGAGTTTTGACCGATGATGAGGCTTGGCTTGTGCTTTATCGTTGTCGACGatgcggacgaagaagaagagttTCTGATAGAAGAAGAAGTAGTAGAAGAAGCAGGAGAGAATTTCTTGCGGTTATTCTCCAGCGCCTCATCCATCTTGATCTGCTCCTCCCTGCACTCCTCGCTACAAAACGGCTCGTCCCCTCTGTAAGAACCAGCAACAAGAACAATTATTGTTAGCTTCGACAGCTGAATGTATAAACTCTCATCAAATTCTTTCGACCTTTATATTGCAGTTATCGGTTGCAGGTGGATTGTTCTGGTCGTATcgattcatttcattcactaaCCTGTACATGAAGACGTCGTCGTAGGCAGCGATGGGCTTCTTGCACAGAAAGCAGGTGTCAAGGAAGTGGTGAGCGTCGCCGCTGCCGGAGATGGACTCGGAGAAGAACCTGGGCCTCCACCGCCGCCCGGTAGCGGAAGGGGTGTAGGGGAAGGAGGGGTTGGCGTTAGCGTCCGCTTCAAGGCCGGGGGAACCAAAAATGCTGGAGGAAGCGTTGAGGGATGATGAGAAGGATGAGGAGgatgagagggaggaggaggtgtcCATggtgagatcaaagaagagcaGAAGATGTCTTCCTTTATTTGAAAGCTAGCATTTCTTTTGGCTTTTGGCTTTTGCTTCTTCTCGAGGGGtggtggaggtggtggtggttggGACAAGGGGAAGAAGGAAGGTGGGGAGAGGTTATAAAGACTAAAGAGTGGGAGTGGGTTGGAGAGAGGGACAAAAGAAGTAATGGACATGGCTTGCTTAAGCTGTGGGTGGAGGCTGGAAGCTTATGCGAAATCCACTGGCTGGGAAAACCTGGCCGCATCCGGGTTTGCGAGACTTCGTCTTTTGCTGGAAACGAAGGGCGGATGGTCCGACTTGCCAATGTTTTTTGCTCCCAACTACATCAATGCCATTAAGAGGgcacatttttttttccaaattattattattattattattattattattttttggctAAAATGAATGGGGGAGAGATGAAACCCCGCCcatgtagcagcccccactaggCTCTCCTTTCACCAGAAAATATTCGATGCGGGTAGACGGGATGGCCATCCTTATTTATACCCTTTTCGACTCGTGGGTTGCCCCACATTTCAATGCTACCTCAGTACTGGCGGACCAGATGACGACTTTACTGGACaaaccaaataaaaaatatccaGTTCCAACATTTAATTGACGCCCGCGCATTTTGAATTTGGGGCACTACAATGGAATCTTAGCTCCGTTCCAAATTAACTACTTTCGGAAAATATCAAAAGTATGTTGTGCGATACTATGTACCATGAGGAGATAGATATTTTATACCATAATTATTTACTGATGCCATAAATCACACCAATTCTCTCGGAGGCGTGCTAACAATGCAATAACTTTTAGTTGCTCCTAAGATTGGGATATGTATCGGTTTTCAATagtaaatattataataattttagAAATATCTCTGTGTATCAGGTTGAGTTAAAACTATTCATACCGGAGGAGAACTGACTGACATGTTTAGATGGTAGATCATATGGTGGATCTCTTTttctgatattttattttttttctgattgcAACGGTTATCACTGCACTTCCTTAGTATGAATAGTCGGACACCAaaagtaataaaaataaatttaaaataacttattatatttttagataTAATAAGAGCTATAAATCATTACTAGAAACCCTTATGCAGATAATAAAACTAAGTTAACTGGATTAAATTCGgataagattaaaaaaaatttgtttagtTATTAATTACCCGCAAGCCAGTTTTCCTAGAATTATCTCCCACTCCTTAAACCTCTTTCAAGTCATATGCAAATGGTTATTttgttaaataaataatattatagctccttttcttttgtgctAACTCTCACAATATATTTACATCATGATCGAGACATCAATTTGTATCC
This genomic stretch from Phoenix dactylifera cultivar Barhee BC4 unplaced genomic scaffold, palm_55x_up_171113_PBpolish2nd_filt_p 000298F, whole genome shotgun sequence harbors:
- the LOC103706359 gene encoding FCS-Like Zinc finger 1-like — its product is MDTSSSLSSSSSFSSSLNASSSIFGSPGLEADANANPSFPYTPSATGRRWRPRFFSESISGSGDAHHFLDTCFLCKKPIAAYDDVFMYRGDEPFCSEECREEQIKMDEALENNRKKFSPASSTTSSSIRNSSSSSASSTTIKHKPSLIIGQNSHNVHAMVTGY